The following are encoded in a window of Rosa chinensis cultivar Old Blush chromosome 4, RchiOBHm-V2, whole genome shotgun sequence genomic DNA:
- the LOC112197912 gene encoding probable receptor-like serine/threonine-protein kinase At5g57670 yields the protein MKYIRTNSLKRLFSLKRRSLEEVASPPSVCCNVEEGNEGLKNVEAIELSPRPTWKCFSFEEISDATNGFSSENLVGKGGYAEVYRGVLKGNEEIAVKRITKTVTDERKEKEFLNEIGTIGHVCHPNVLSLVGCCIDNGLYLIFHFSSRGSVASLLHDESLPPMDWKTRYKIAIGTGRGLHYLHKGCQRRIIHRDIKSTNILLTVDFEPQISDFGLAKWLPSQWTHHSIAPIEGTFGHLAPEYYMHGIVDEKTDVFAFGVILLELISGKKPVDGSHQSLHGWAKPILNQGEIDQLVDPRLRGVYDVTQLKRLAFAGSLCIRASPTWRPTMSEVLEVMELEGEIDEERWKMPDEEEEHDEFWGFEDLEYEFDSSFSVSPHDSISTRSR from the exons ATGAAATACATTAGGACAAACAGCCTGAAAAGGCTATTCTCACTCAAACGCAGAAGCTTGGAAGAAGTTGCAAGCCCACCAAGTGTGTGCTGTAATGTTGAAGAGGGCAATGAAGGTCTCAAGAATGTTGAAGCAATAGAGCTTTCTCCAAGACCCACATGGAAGTGCTTCTCCTTTGAAGAGATTTCAGATGCCACCAATGGTTTCAGCTCAG AGAATTTGGTTGGGAAAGGAGGATATGCAGAGGTGTATAGAGGTGTTCTGAAAGGTAATGAGGAAATTGCTGTGAAGAGGATCACAAAAACTGTGACTGATGAAAGGAAAGAGAAGGAGTTCCTGAATGAGATTGGAACTATTGGCCATGTTTGCCATCCAAATGTTTTGTCACTTGTGGGTTGTTGCATTGACAATGGCCTTTATCTCATCTTCCATTTCTCCTCCAGAGGCTCTGTTGCTTCTCTACTCCATG ATGAGAGTTTGCCGCCTATGGATTGGAAGACGAGGTATAAAATAGCTATTGGGACAGGTAGGGGCCTCCATTACTTGCACAAGGGCTGCCAGAGGAGGATAATTCACAGGGACATTAAGTCCACAAATATACTATTGACTGTAGATTTTGAACCACAG ATATCTGATTTTGGACTAGCAAAATGGCTTCCATCACAATGGACTCATCACTCAATTGCTCCAATTGAAGGGACCTTTGG GCACTTGGCACCTGAGTACTATATGCATGGGATTGTGGATGAGAAAACAGATGTCTTTGCTTTTGGAGTTATTTTATTAGAACTCATCTCAGGCAAGAAACCAGTGGATGGGTCTCACCAAAGCTTACATGGCTGG GCAAAACCAATATTAAACCAGGGAGAGATTGATCAGCTAGTAGATCCAAGGCTTAGAGGGGTCTATGATGTTACACAGCTGAAAAGACTTGCCTTTGCAGGATCTCTCTGCATTCGAGCATCGCCCACATGGCGTCCTACCATGAGCGAG GTGTTGGAGGTTATGGAATTAGAAGGTGAAATAGACGAAGAGAGGTGGAAGATGCCAGACGAGGAAGAAGAGCATGATGAGTTCTGGGGTTTTGAAGATCTGGAATATGAGTTTGACAGTTCCTTCTCTGTTTCACCCCATGATTCCATTTCTACAAGAAGTCGTTAA